A window of the Plasmodium falciparum 3D7 genome assembly, chromosome: 3 genome harbors these coding sequences:
- a CDS encoding protein kinase, putative, with the protein MGLRYSSKEENAKYFHRGYIFEPNIRQIDGLDFYNCIFLKKGEKRLVRKVNNVMLKGWTFHDLLKIRTLNYECINTHLNYLLRIYNIFEDQDFAYVVSENCSGGFLFDVLKNNDTIISEQSLSTWLYQIITALLFMEEHDIYHGNVNGYCIFFKDEDRKEIRVSLLSKNSKYDNFDEDGNLYGLFYIRSPQEIRKLYHDKNNTWYIGVLLYLFLFGTYPFISNNVLLNYYNIVSKDILFNTSQIQNKNFSPFVLDFLEKALEKNYVKRPTLKELLKHPWITGREKHSNIDIVDEKTRMMAQQTIVCAENIILNLEEDNE; encoded by the exons atggGTTTACGTTATTCATCAAAGGAAGAAAATGCTAAATATTTTCATCGaggatatatatttgaacCAAATATAAGACAAATTGATGGTTTGgatttttataattgtatTTTTCTTAAGAAAGGAGAAAAACGATTAGTTAGAAAAGTGAATAATGTCATGTTGAAGGGATGGACATTTCATGATTTGTTAAAAATAAGAACATTGAATTATGAATGTATAAATACTcacttaaattatttattaaggatttataatatttttgaagACCAAGATTTTGCTTATGTTGTTTCAGAAAATTGCTC gGGAGGATTTCTGTTTGACGTTTTAAAAAACAATGACACGATTATTAGTGAGCAATCATTATCTACATGGctatatcaaataataacaGCTCTTTTGTTTATGGAAGAACATGATATATACCATGGGAATGTGAATGGATATTGTATCTTTTTTAAAGACGAGGATCGAAAAGAAATCCGTGTAAGTTTATTAAGTAAAAATAGTAAGTATGATAACTTTGATGAAGATGGGAATTTGTAtggtttattttatattagatCACCACAAGAAATAAGGAAATTATatcatgataaaaataatacgtGGTATATAGGTGTTCtgttatatttgtttttgtttggGACATATCCTTTTATAAGTAATAATGTTTTattgaattattataatattgttaGTAAggatattctttttaatacatcccaaattcaaaataaaaatttcagTCCCTTTGTATTGGACTTTTTAGAAAAAGCCCtcgaaaaaaattatgttaaaAGACCCACCTTGAAGGAATTGCTAAAGCATCCATGGATAACGG gaAGAGAAAAACACTCAAATATCGATATAGTGGATGAAAAAACAAGAAT GATGGCGCAACAAACTATCGTATGCGcagaaaatattattcttaaCTTAGAGGAGGACAATGagtga
- a CDS encoding ATP-dependent RNA helicase DDX42, putative: MNDSDEEKYFEEDGNEEEKINSDVKNRDSSKEEEIDTLEEFMLEINKFIEEEEKKNKEEDLESCEYKNLYNNKIINKGNMDAPKFKDNIIISTNKNDSVEYKIYDNSLDDNDVTADIYEYLEKQKEICDMEIKKKRKKNTELESNDKNYMEKIYNHNDMKSCDRKEDFKEYDIDDDDNKFLEQQHKYYYHDDDGEEVILDDINYNNISLEEFKKDIFVIDENVNSFTLEESVEYKKKNNIISMGFNIPKPIYSLLQIKNLIDNDILQRIYDSYLSTLFPVQSMVIPIFLSGRDHIVTSNSGTGKTLSYIISLIIHMMNYKKIKKNSLCDIDKKENLNFDKNKNDYFSCSADALILTPTKELCIQIYDDINNICCNKLKTSVLCSGIDYKKIYNNIRKGTDIVICTVKTLIHFVNKKYFSLVKIKYVIVDEFDLLFSKQFVHLVTSVLKNIRTDSIKGMFSSMVSEPMYGLVKTYLNKKYITLKIENKYSMIYEKFYILEECSKYNYLIDNIKKCSDKGQGFIFCNSKKNVMLLYDKLKKERSFNYISFDFIYGDLLQNERIYKYEKLKNKKTNILITTDLMSRGIDLINLNFVINYDCPSDIFIYIHRIGRCSSVNSEGQAITFILPSEKKMAFLIYTHLKNKKRKIDKELEDFILSNNLNNDIQMKSYKRKMNNSILNMPLKNIHNMYNVVGNNMSTENSFLQKKNLLVNKENSTKKLNMISADDVLSSSSEDE; the protein is encoded by the exons atgaacgATTCTGATGAAGAGAAATATTTTGAAGAAGATGGTAATGAAGAAGAGAAAATAAATAGTGATGTAAAGAATCGAGATTCTTCGAAGGAAGAAGAAATTGATACCCTGGAAGAATTTATgttagaaataaataaatttatagaagaagaagaaaaaaaaaacaaagaagAAGATTTAGAATCATGTGAATACaaaaatttgtataataataagataatTAATAAAGGAAATATGGATGCTCCAAAGTTCaaagataatattattattagtacaaataaaaatgattctgttgaatataaaatatatgataatagtcttgatgataatgatgtaACAGCTGATATATATGAGTATcttgaaaaacaaaaagaaatatgtGATAtggaaattaaaaagaaaagaaaaaaaaatacagagTTAGAaagtaatgataaaaattatatggaaaaaatatataatcataatgatATGAAATCATGTGATAGAAAAGAAGATTTTAAAGAATATGATatagatgatgatgataataaatttttggAACAACAACATaagtattattatcatgatgATGATGGTGAAGAGGTCATTTTAGACgacattaattataataacatttcATTGGAGGAATTCAAAAAGGATATTTTTGTGATTGATGAAAATGTTAATAGTTTTACGTTAGAAGAAAGCgtagaatataaaaagaaaaataatataataagtatGGGATTTAATATACCTAAACCTATTTATTCCttattacaaataaaaaatttaatagatAATGATATTTTACAAAGAATATATGATTCATATTTAAGTACCTTATTTCCCGTTCAAAGTATGGTTATCCCTATTTTTTTAAGTGGTCGAGATCATATAGTAACTAGTAATTCTGGTACGGGCAAGACCTTATCATATATCATATCGTTGATTATACATATGatgaattataaaaagataaagaaaaatagtTTATGTGATATagataaaaaggaaaacttAAATTTcgataaaaacaaaaatgattattttaGCTGTTCTGCGGATGCCTTAATTTTAACACCTACAAAAGAATTATGTATCCaaatatatgatgatataaataatatatgttgtaataaattaaaaacttCTGTTTTATGTAGTGGAATAGATTATAAgaagatatataataatataagaaaaggTACTGATATTGTAATATGCACTGTAAAAACATTAATACattttgttaataaaaaatatttctcattagtaaaaataaaatatgttattgTAGATGAgtttgatttattattttctaaacAGTTTGTACATTTGGTAACAtctgttttaaaaaatattcgaACGGATTCTATCAAAGGTATGTTTTCTTCGATGGTATCTGAACCTATGTACGGATTAGTAAAAACTTAtttaaataagaaatatattactttGAAAATTGAAAATAAGTATTCTatgatatatgaaaaattttatattcttgAGGAATGCtccaaatataattatttaatagataatataaagaaatgttCTGATAAAGGCCAAGggtttattttttgtaatagTAAAAAGAAtgttatgttattatatgataaattgaaaaaagaaagatcatttaattatatttcttttgattttatatatggaGATTTACTTCAAAatgaaagaatatataagtatgaaaaattaaaaaataaaaaaactaatattttaataacaaCAGATTTGATGTCTAGAGGAATAGATCTTATCAATTTaaattttgttattaattATGATTGTCCTagtgatatatttatatatatacataggATAGGTCGATGTTCTAGTGTAAACAGTGAGG gccAAGCAATTACCTTCATCCTTCCttctgaaaaaaaaatggctTTCCTCATTTATACGCACTTAAAAAACAAGAAGCGAAAAATCGATAAAGAATTAGAAGATTTTATTTTAAGTAATAATTTAAACAACGATATACAGATGAAAagttataaaagaaaaatgaacaattcaattttaaatatgcccttaaaaaatatacacaacATGTACAATGTAGTTGGTAATAATATGAGTACGGAAAATAGttttcttcaaaaaaaaaatttattagtAAATAAGGAAAATTCAACAAAAAAGTTGAACATGATTTCTGCCGATGATGtcttatcatcatcatcagaAGATGAATGA
- a CDS encoding peptidase, putative, with amino-acid sequence MVGHNNTIKRVPPFMKELEDIYNICYSGLNKIDKCIFVKKIKRRINIHEIDMYQLCILHYQLCNKEKIYKMSYVQEDMDISNCFFDRGETKIYFSKDGNIGCLFNTNEKKLRIELFKNVSDNGNFFFTCMNSILINDLHKKFFIYESFCSFNTNNTLLIYSAENNDQRLKKEKNSLQDKDLDLWDKLNNGIYVETFGEQFNCNSFYLYLYNLLENTIKYITVKDVTSCYYSPQFIDENSFVCLSYRTTPYRLGIYAFNIRPNDLYLCTLNEADLKISDDRNEYKSKNNNNSNNSDNNKAYVRCAYTKISSKNFKHTASPYIIKHEDTVYVACLVVFSKNEECKQHTTEYNLVLIKLNKQETKSKGFLQDHEKEKIREKTNQNVNIDLNVDVNIDLNVDVNIDLNTDVNTDVNINGNININSNSNDAHTNKVGEKKDENLLVNKNNSTIYHANESNEKRNSLTNNYENTNYSYEEIYVHNDDNARYINGYLKKFQKENTNEEHNNKCEYSYETNKPYDTDTCYDTVSDVHKQYTYGDEDDMNNGYHNNNNNKLKEEDGCGYPMNEHKDDVCNYTKVQTEILIKEGNYTTYFRGLYTNEIKGCCYPYIFLNTILYCSKIVIAVHMFTKKIYRILISNIYHEDDLKTSIEILTMKNDNILISITNMILNDVLAYCIFNEKNIHGDYIYLINLKSYNLDFQKYESLQDGNICTKHAKNNCHGNHNNVCDGNHNNVCDGNHNNICNGNNNNNNNCDSHILTKKNNTCKNPKGSILYLSLNDNSKKLFMLLNEMVTSLFQDKHPYIRRKDAHFNLLYENENSFLNDIQEKNFSLSNFNLFNKKKLRNLILYIHGGPYSIILNEYKNIFIFFAASGFDVLCVNYIGSLTFSNKLNILSGHINSIEIDDIINIFKDFVNYFGDYENIYLYGGSYGAFASCALLTKYNSLFKSACIINGVYEWILSTYSSDVPDFFLNITRNKFSEYDYNLSKEDYTLLYDMSPINYAHNISSPILIICSKDDKRVSYHNSIALYNKLRALKKKCKLFLFQNTNHSIDNYSYDETMLLNIILWFYDYDDKKKK; translated from the coding sequence atggttGGGCATAATAACACGATAAAAAGAGTACCTCCGTTTATGAAAGAGCTGGaagatatttataacatatgtTATAGCggattaaataaaattgacAAGTgtatttttgtaaaaaaaataaagagaagaataaatatacatgaGATAGATATGTACCAATTATGTATTCTTCATTATCAACTATGCAATAAAGAgaagatatataaaatgtctTATGTTCAAGAGGATATGGATATAAGCAATTGTTTTTTTGACAGAGGTGAAacaaagatatatttttcgAAAGATGGAAATATAGGTTGCTTatttaatacaaatgaaaagaaattaagaattgaattatttaaaaatgtaagCGATAATggtaatttcttttttacatGTATGAATAGTATATTGATAAATgatttacataaaaaattctttatatatgaatCTTTCTGTTCTTTTAATACTAATAATACTCTATTAATATATAGTGCTGAAAATAACGATCAAAggttaaaaaaagaaaaaaatagctTACAAGATAAAGATTTAGATCTATgggataaattaaataatggaATCTACGTAGAAACCTTTGGAGAGCAATTTAATtgtaattctttttatttatatttatataatttattagaaaatactataaaatatataaccgTCAAAGATGTAACAAGTTGTTATTACTCTCCACAATTTATTGATGAAAATTCTTTTGTTTGTTTATCCTATAGAACTACACCATATAGATTAGGAATCTACGCTTTTAATATAAGACCTAATGATTTGTATTTATGTACATTGAACGAAGCAGATTTGAAAATCTCTGACGACAGAAATGAATAcaaatcaaaaaataataataacagcaATAATAGCGATAATAATAAGGCTTATGTTAGGTGTGCTTATACAAAAATTTCatcaaaaaattttaaacatACCGCATCtccatatattataaaacatgAAGATACAGTATATGTAGCATGCTTAGTTGTGTTTTCGAAAAATGAAGAATGTAAACAACACACTACAGAATATAATTTGGTATTAATAAAACTAAATAAACAAGAAACAAAATCGAAAGGTTTTTTACAAGACcatgaaaaggaaaaaattagGGAAAAGACAAAccaaaatgtaaatattgaTCTAAATGTTGATGTAAATATTGATCTAAATGTTGATGTAAATATTGATCTAAATACTGATGTAAATACTGATGTAAATATTaatggaaatataaatattaatagcAATAGTAATGATGCACATACGAATAAGGtaggagaaaaaaaagatgagAATCTTCttgttaataaaaacaattcaACTATTTATCATGCAAACGAAAgcaatgaaaaaagaaacagtcttacaaataattatgaGAACACAAACTATAGTTATGAGGAAATTTATGTacataatgatgataacgCTAGATATATTAATggatatttaaaaaagtttcaaaaggaaaatacaaatgaagaacataataataaatgtgaaTATTCTTATGAAACGAATAAACCATATGATACAGATACATGTTATGATACCGTATCCGATGTACATAAACAATATACATATGGCGATGAAgatgatatgaataatggatatcataataataataataataaattaaaagaagaagatgGTTGTGGTTATCCCATGAATGAACATAAAGATGATGTTTGTAATTATACGAAAGTTCAAACAGAAATACTTATTAAAGAAGGGAATTATACTACATATTTTAGAGGATTATATACTAATGAAATCAAAGGATGTTGTtatccatatatttttttaaatactattttatattgtaGTAAAATAGTAATAGCAGTTCATATGTTtaccaaaaaaatatatagaattctaataagtaatatatatcatgaaGATGATTTGAAAACTAGTATAGAAATATTAACCatgaaaaatgataatatctTGATAAGTATAACAAATATGATATTAAATGATGTATTAGcatattgtatatttaatgaaaaaaatatacatggagattatatatatttaataaatttaaaaagttaTAATTTGGATTTTCAGAAATATGAAAGTCTCCAGGATGGCAACATCTGCACAAAACATGCAAAAAATAATTGTCATGGTAACCATAATAATGTATGTGATGGTAACCATAATAATGTATGTGATGGTaaccataataatatatgtaatggtaacaataataataataacaattgcGATAGTCATATTTTGACGAAGAAAAACAACACTTGTAAAAATCCTAAGGGAAGCATTTTATACTTATCGTTAAACGATAActctaaaaaattatttatgctCCTAAACGAAATGGTAACATCACTATTTCAAGATAAACATCCATATATAAGAAGAAAAGATGCACACTTTAATTTGttatatgaaaatgaaaatagcTTTTTAAATGATATTCAAGAGAAAAATTTTAGTTTAtctaattttaatttatttaataaaaaaaaattaagaaatcttattttatatatacatggaGGTCCCTAtagtataatattaaatgaatataaaaatatattcatattcttTGCAGCATCAGGTTTTGATGTTTTGTGTGTTAATTATATTGGTTCCTTAACTTTCTCAAATAAACTTAATATATTAAGTGGTCATATTAATTCTATAGAAATTgatgatattattaatatttttaaagattttgtaaattattttggagattatgaaaatatttatttatatggagGATCCTATGGAGCATTTGCATCATGCGCattattaacaaaatataactCTTTATTTAAAAGTGCTTGTATTATTAATGGAGTATATGAATGGATTCTATCTACATATTCAAGTGATGTTCCCGACTTTTTTCTTAACATAACTAGAAATAAATTTTCagaatatgattataatttaagCAAAGAAGATTATACActattatatgatatgtCTCCTATTAATTATGCTCATAATATATCTTCCCCAATTCTAATTATATGCTCAAAAGATGATAAACGAGTATCTTATCATAATAGTATtgctttatataataaacttagggctcttaaaaaaaaatgtaagcTCTTCCTATTTCAAAATACAAATCATTCTATAGATAATTATTCTTATGATGAAACCATGTTGCTCAACATTATCTTGTGGTTCTACGactatgatgataaaaaaaaaaaataa